The following proteins are encoded in a genomic region of Brachypodium distachyon strain Bd21 chromosome 1, Brachypodium_distachyon_v3.0, whole genome shotgun sequence:
- the LOC100844224 gene encoding protein EXORDIUM-like 2, which yields MDERKRSSSPLLFLVLLFAVLHLPGAPRCATAASNPRMLFLVKPDPIVLRDHGGELLTGNVTVNILYYGRFAPAQRAIVADFVRSLSAADVPHPRVANVAPSVASWWRATSLYRGGGARIRLGRQQQLMTLDEKQRSLSPENFTAMARRAGHHRGGAITAVLTAANVRVSSFCASRCGVHDHAKAGAHGKTRFAFLWAGNPAQQCPGQCAWPFHRAPAQTAGAPPLVPPNGDVGVDGLVISLAALLAGTVTNPYGDGYYQGEREAPLEAATACAGIFGSGAYPGYPGKLLKDRATGASYNAVGLGGRKYLLPALWDPTTSQCRTLG from the coding sequence ATGGACGAGCGCAAGAGGTCGTCATCGCCATtgctcttcctcgtcctcctcttcGCCGTGCTTCACCTGCCAGGGGCGCCGCGGTGCGCCACGGCGGCGTCCAACCCGCGCATGCTGTTCCTGGTGAAGCCGGACCCGATCGTCCTCCGCGACCACGGCGGCGAGCTGCTCACGGGGAACGTCACCGTCAACATCCTCTACTACGGCCGCTTCGCCCCCGCGCAGCGTGCCATCGTCGCCGACTTCGTCCGGTCGCTCTCGGCCGCCGACGTCCCCCACCCGCGCGTCGCCAATGTCGCCCCGTCCGTCGCGTCCTGGTGGCGCGCCACCTCGCTgtaccgcggcggcggcgcgcgcatcCGGCtcggccggcagcagcagcttatGACCCTCGACGAAAAGCAACGATCCCTTTCGCCGGAGAATTTCACGGCGATGGCGAGGCGCGCGGGGCACCACCGGGGCGGGGCCATCACGGCCGTGCTCACCGCGGCCAACGTCCGCGTGTCCTCCTTCTGCGCGTCGCGGTGCGGCGTCCACGACCACGCCAAGGCAGGCGCGCACGGGAAGACCCGGTTCGCGTTCCTGTGGGCCGGCAACCCGGCCCAGCAGTGCCCGGGCCAGTGCGCGTGGCCGTTCCACCGGGCGCCCGCCCAGACCGCCGGGGCGCCACCGCTCGTGCCGCCCAACGGCGACGTCGGCGTGGACGGGCTGGTCATCAGCCTCGCTGCGCTGCTCGCCGGAACGGTGACCAACCCGTACGGCGACGGGTACTACCAGGGAGAGCGTGAGGCGCCGCTGGAGGCGGCCACGGCGTGCGCCGGCATCTTCGGGAGCGGCGCGTATCCCGGCTACCCCGGAAAGCTGCTCAAGGACCGGGCCACCGGCGCGAGCTACAACGCCGTCGGGCTGGGCGGGAGGAAGTACCTGCTCCCGGCGCTGTGGGACCCGACGACGTCGCAGTGCAGGACGCTAGGGTAG
- the LOC100842015 gene encoding serine/threonine-protein phosphatase 2A activator, translating into MSNPESSPQAAASTSPTSHAGHTHTPLCRSCGAPAAAPTPVPWSADSSPPAYRPIRMPAINAPTNTAAIVLSPVPQPLPVPPASPPFAFQAPAKRIASPDDIARFHASLHGRHFLGFVAALSASVHGRKLSDPLPCPPSPAVSALLDLISALSALVASTPPSPHNSRYGNPAFRLWHEKLSDSVNELIAPITATAASSSDLAGAEVELAPYLLDSFGNGSRIDYGTGHETNFAAFLYCLARLGLINEPDYPAVVLRVFAAYLDLMRTLQDTYLLEPAGSHGVWGLDDYHFLPFVFGAAQLIDHKYMKPKSIHNPDILENFSKEYMYLACVMYVKKVKKGPFAEHSPMLDDISGVPNWKKVNSGLLKMYKAEVLEKVPIMQHFLFGSLIKWED; encoded by the exons ATGTCCAACCCCGAATCGAGCCCCCAAGCCGCCGCATCCACCTCGCCTACCTCCCACGCCGGTCACACCCACACCCCGCTCTGCCGTTCCTgcggcgcccccgccgcggcgcccaCTCCCGTGCCCTGGTCCGCCGACTCCTCGCCGCCCGCGTACCGCCCCATCCGCATGCCGGCCATCAACGCGCCCACCAACACGGCAGCCATCGTCCTCTCCCCTGTGCCGCAGCCCCTCCCGGTGCCGCCCGCCTCACCGCCGTTCGCCTTCCAGGCCCCCGCCAAGCGCATCGCGTCCCCCGATGACATCGCCCGCTTCCACGCCTCCCTCCACGGCCGCCACTTCCTCGGATTCGTCGCCGCGCTCTCGGCCTCCGTCCATGGCCGCAAGCTTTCCGACCCGCTCCCCTGCCCTCCCTCCCCCGCCGTCTCCGCGCTCCTCGACCTCATCTCCGCGCTCTCCGCCCTTGTCGCGTCcaccccgccgtcgccgcacaACTCCCGCTACGGCAACCCCGCGTTTCGCCTCTGGCACGAGAAGCTCTCGGACTCCGTCAATGAGCTGATCGCTCCGATTACAGCCaccgccgcgtcctcctcgGACCTCGCTGGCGCCGAGGTCGAGCTCGCGCCGTACCTTCTCGACTCCTTCGGAAACGGCTCCCGCATCGACTACGGCACGGGGCACGAGACCAACTTCGCCGCCTTCCTCTATTGCCTGGCACGGCTCGGTCTCATCAACGAGCCTGATTACCCCGCCGTGGTGCTACGCGTGTTTGCTGCCTACCTCGACCTCATGCGCACGCTGCAGGACACCTACCTGCTGGAACCTGCAGGCTCCCACGGTGTGTGGGGGCTCGATGATTACCATTTCCTGCCCTTTGTGTTCGGGGCTGCACAGCTGATCGATCATAAGTACATGAAGCCCAAATCGATCCACAACCCAGATATCTTGGAGAACTTCTCAAAGGAGTACATGTACCTGGCGTGCGTCATGTACGTAAAAAAGGTGAAGAAGGGGCCCTTTGCGGAGCACTCGCCAATGTTAGATGATATCAGTGGCGTGCCGAACTGGAAGAAGGTGAACAGTGGGCTGCTCAAGATGTACAAGGCTGAAGTGCTTGAGAAGGTGCCGATCATGCAGCATTTCCTCTTTGGTTCGCTCATCAAATG GGAGGATTAA
- the LOC100844834 gene encoding helicase-like transcription factor CHR28, protein MLASNMNNDNDNVIDLISDSDDDFDFDSDDPTSTSVTSVRNGEGQPIRLQDEDLARTMLSTPSSSRPLKNSNGQYRTLPPSFANGIEPLKNSNGQYRTLPPSFANGIDIKKARYTRGSGDRTYPHSSSYVGSPYDSARATLTSNRIASVVKELNGSALDANDNDKMILPSSFSNGSTAKSINPNVASDSRRLPSRFANGNSQKMVENMMESNDAKQIGQPSSSKFPTQNLSLSNAQKVITDDDDDDDIYVYGGTSSNRVLPSSFGGNNSANNTDLVNGNGMQARPNLESRFLDSEERAVYQEALQNISLDKKEDDLPEGYLSVSLLKHQKMALAWMVSKENSSHCAGGILADDQGLGKTVSTIALIQKQRIPQSKFMSADSDALKSEALNLDEDDETVTVVDKGEQILNNEPKELGASLSSTAASISGVKPCISEIEVPDRMAESKVECKKKTKTGTSSASSMHSMTRPAAGTLVVCPASVLKQWANELTDKVGESAKLSVLVYHGGARTKNPSELAKYDVVVTTYTIVANEVPKQNADDDPDQKNAEESSAGNKTKPSSKSKKRKKKLKDSDIDLNSGPVARVRWFRVVLDEAQTIKNFRTQVAKACCGLRAKRRWCLSGTPIQNAIDELYSYFRFLKYDPYSTYSSFCTMIKHPIARDAVHGYKKLQTVLRIVLLRRTKETKINGEPIINLPPKTINLNKVDFTKEERAFYSTLEERSQQQFKEYAAAGTLNQNYANILLLLLRLRQACDHPLLVKGHQSVFKGDGSIERARQLPKDLVIDLLAKLEVSSLCAVCRDTPEDAVVAMCGHIFCYQCIHERITTDENMCPTPNCRTTLSTESVFSSGTLRICIAGNTCTYATASSSADDELSSISQSSYMSSKIRATVDELNTIINTHAITDSDTSESNPSQVAPVKAIVFSQWTGMLDQLELSLNNNLIRYRRLDGTMSLNLRDRAVKDFNTDPEVRVMIMSLKAGNLGLNMVAACHVILLDVWWNPYAEDQAIDRAHRIGQTRAVTVSRLTIKDTVEDRILALQEEKRAMVNSAFGEDKSGGHATRLTVEDLRYLFRI, encoded by the exons ATGCTTGCCAGCAATATGAACAATGATAATGATAATGTTATAGACTTGATATCGGATAGTGAtgatgattttgattttgactCTGACGACCCAACTTCTACAAGTGTCACATCTGTCAGGAATGGTGAAGGGCAACCAATCAGGCTTCAGGATGAAGATTTGGCAAGGACAATGTTGAGCACTCCATCTTCTTCTAGGCCTCTAAAAAATAGCAATGGCCAGTACAGAACTCTGCCACCTTCATTTGCAAATGGTATTGAACCTCTAAAAAATAGCAATGGCCAGTACAGAACTCTGCCACCTTCATTTGCAAATGGTATTGATATCAAGAAAGCCCGTTATACTCGAGGTTCTGGAGACAGAACTTATCCACATTCAAGTTCATATGTGGGGTCACCGTATGATTCTGCAAGGGCCACTCTCACTTCCAACAGAATTGCCAGTGTAGTGAAGGAGCTCAATGGTTCAGCACTGGATGCAAATGACAATGACAAGATGATTCTTCCATCATCTTTTTCTAATGGAAGCACAGCAAAATCTATAAACCCAAATGTTGCAAGTGATAGCCGCAGACTTCCATCACGTTTTGCCAATGGAAATTCACAAAAAATGGTTGAAAACATGATGGAATCAAATGATGCTAAGCAAATTGGCCAGCCTTCATCTTCAAAGTTCCCAACCCAAAATTTGTCTTTGAGTAACGCCCAGAAGGTTATCacggatgatgatgatgatg ATGATATCTATGTATATGGTGGTACAAGCTCAAATAGGGTGTTGCCTTCCTCTTTTGGAGGCAATAATTCTGCTAATAATACTGATCTTGTTAATGGCAATGGTATGCAAGCTCGTCCAAACCTAGAAAGTAGGTTTTTGGATTCTGAGGAGAGAGCAGTATATCAAGAGGCTCTTCAG AATATTAGTCTGGATAAAAAGGAAGATGATCTGCCGGAGGGTTACCTCTCAGTATCTCTGCTTAAGCACCAG AAAATGGCGTTAGCTTGGATGGTTTCAAAAGAGAATAGCTCCCACTGTGCAGGTGGAATTCTTGCAGATGATCAG GGTCTTGGGAAGACAGTGTCTACAATTGCCCTCATACAAAAACAGAGGATTCCACAGTCTAAATTCATGTCTGCTGATTCTGATGCTTTGAAATCTGAAGCACTGAACcttgatgaggatgatgaGACAGTGACTGTTGTTGACAAGGGGGAGCAGATTCTGAACAATGAACCCAAGGAGCTAGGCGCTAGTTTATCATCAACAGCAGCTAGTATTAGTGGTGTTAAACCATGTATTAGTGAAATAGAGGTTCCAGATAGAATGGCTGAAAGCAAAGTTGAATGCAAAAAGAAGACTAAAACAGGCACATCATCTGCATCATCTATGCATTCCATGACGAGGCCAGCTGCGGGTACTTTAGTAGTATGCCCCGCTAGTGTTCTTAAGCAGTGGGCCAATGAATTAACAGACAAGGTTGGCGAAAGTGCCAAGTTGTCTGTTTTAGTCTACCATGGTGGTGCAAGAACCAAAAATCCAAGTGAGCTGGCGAAATATGATGTTGTTGTCACCACATACACAATTGTGGCGAATGAAGTGCCTAAACAGAATGCTGATGATGACCCAGATCAAAAGAATGCTGAAGAATCTTCTGCTGGTAATAAAACAAAACCATCAAGCAAGtcgaagaaaaggaaaaagaaacttAAGGATTCAGATATTGACCTCAACAGTGGCCCAGTTGCGAGGGTAAGGTGGTTTAGAGTTGTTCTTGACGAAGCTCAGACGATAAAGAACTTCCGAACGCAAGTGGCTAAAGCCTGTTGTGGACTAAGAGCGAAAAGAAGATGGTGCTTATCAGGAACACCCATACAGAATGCAATTGATGAGCTGTACAGCTATTTCCGTTTTTTGAAATATGATCCATATTCTACATATAGCTCATTCTGTACGATGATTAAGCACCCGATTGCCAGAGATGCAGTTCATGGGTATAAGAAACTTCAAACTGTGTTGAGGATAGTTCTCCTGCGCCGCACAAAAG AAACTAAGATAAACGGAGAACCTATCATAAATTTACCTCCAAAAACAATTAATCTGAATAAGGTAGATTTCACAAAGGAGGAGCGGGCTTTCTACTCGACCTTGGAAGAACGTTCTCAGCAACAGTTCAAG GAATACGCAGCTGCTGGAACGCTCAATCAAAACTACGCCAACATCCTTTTGCTGTTATTGCGCCTTAGGCAGGCCTGTGATCATCCTCTTCTTGTGAAGGGGCATCAGTCAGTATTTAAAGGGGATGGTTCGATAGAGAGAGCAAGGCAACTTCCCAAGGATTTGGTAATAGAtttgcttgcaaagctggaAGTATCATCCCTTTGTGCTGTATGCCGT GATACACCTGAGGATGCCGTTGTTGCAATGTGTGGTCATATTTTCTGCTATCAATGTATACATGAGCGGATAACAACTGATGAAAACATGTGCCCCACTCCTAATTGCAGAACCACATTAAGTACTGAATCAGTATTTTCATCAGGGACATTAAGGATTTGTATCGCTGGCAACACCTGTACTTATGCAACAGCAAGTTCATCAGCAGATGATGAGCTATCTTCAATCAGTCAAAGCAGTTACATGTCCTCAAAGATACGAGCTACCGTTGATGAACTGAATACGATCATTAACACACATGCCATAACAGACAGTGATACTAGTGAATCAAATCCAAGCCAAGTAGCCCCAGTGAAAGCCATTGTCTTCTCCCAGTGGACTGGCATGCTGGATCAGCTGGAGCTTTCACTGAATAACAATCTTATACGGTACAGGAGATTAGATGGAACAATGTCTCTCAATCTAAGAGATAGAGCAGTGAAGGATTTTAACACTGACCCAGAG GTCAGAGTTATGATTATGTCGTTGAAAGCAGGTAATCTTGGTCTCAACATGGTTGCTGCTTGCCATGTAATTCTCCTTGACGTATGGTGGAATCCTTATGCCGAGGACCAGGCAATTGATAGAGCACACAGAATTGGGCAGACCCGTGCTGTCACTGTCTCTCGTTTAACCATTAAAGACACGGTGGAAGATCGTATTTTAGCTCTGCAG GAGGAAAAGAGAGCCATGGTCAACTCAGCTTTTGGCGAGGACAAATCTGGTGGCCATGCCACTCGGCTCACTGTAGAGGACCTGAGGTATCTGTTTAGAATCTGA